From a single Stigmatopora nigra isolate UIUO_SnigA chromosome 21, RoL_Snig_1.1, whole genome shotgun sequence genomic region:
- the aste1b gene encoding single-strand DNA endonuclease ASTE1: MGVQGLTTFIEGNRNFLSDVKFRGNRLIIDGSSLFFNLFLNYFLDRSHGGDYDAFASLVLDFFSALSSCNIQPYVLLDGGMDPSDKKFETLQQRFQSRIKQADNMSQGGNGSILPIYTRHVFIEVLIQEKVHFVQCPAEADWDIACLAHEWGCPLLSNDSDFFIFDLPGGYMPLNFFQWTNLKGKASQRSIPARCYTTQVLCSFYQRMNPDLLPLCAVLLGNDYGAPAKTCILLELINKSARNINHRNLKTPSSRIDVLLRWLSSFSSLAEALAEVRRLMRENADGLKKKPKDGLSSHLEELTKEYHVTPRSPLTCWFAENKIPEGYYHKTIPHFLLKAVAQGLVSPFVIDALVMRKVLLFPQVENSRNPSSHCCARAIRQAVYGILLLDGKDPTADKSPQLTVFVREFDRVNLNRKMNKVQVQCLKSHFHLNTLNKVPEAIRCEVIFEVLKVNPATLANVPANMRLAVAVTGFWMQEATPKPSHLQLQALIMGMVYGEILFMEKSGIVCYQIPAPISKSQWAEEHAFMAFMDHRRLSSKRRLADMAAAYSFNQWQACLWSALCLNQLLLGPLQQGHLSRLFIGTLVHGFLGFLKEGGKVNQVLTEVASIIYSTLINAVKNCGPKVDPCPVKEVKGQGGGRRGRGRQSRGRGGRRDDQISNRFAVLEMNR, from the exons ATGGGGGTCCAGGGTCTTACTACTTTCATTGAGGGGAACCGAAATTTCCTCTCTGACGTGAAATTCCGAGGCAACCGCCTGATCATCGATGGCAGCAGTTtatttttcaatctttttttgaactattttttGGACCGATCGCACGGAGGAGACTATGACGCCTTTGCATCTCTCGTCCTTGATTTCTTCTCTGCCCTGTCTTCTTGCAACATCCAGCCATACGTGCTTCTGGATGGAG GGATGGACCCCAGTGATAAGAAATTTGAGACTCTGCAACAACGTTTCCAGTCCAGAATAAAACAAGCAGATAACATGTCACAAGGTGGCAACGGTTCAATTCTCCCCATCTATACCAGGCATGTCTTCATTGAGGTCCTCATTCAGGAGAAAGTCCACTTCGTCCAGTGTCCGGCAGAAGCTGACTGGGACATTGCCTGTTTGGCTCACGAATGGGGGTGCCCGCTTCTGAGCAACGATAGTGATTTTTTCATCTTTGACCTACCAG GTGGCTACATGCCTCTTAATTTTTTCCAGTGGACCAACCTGAAGGGTAAAGCGTCTCAGCGCTCCATCCCGGCTCGATGCTACACCACTCAAGTTCTCTGCAGTTTTTACCAAAGAATGAATCCAGACTTGCTGCCTCTCTGCGCCGTCCTGCTTGGTAATGACTATGGCGCCCCCGCAAAAACGTGCATTCTCCTCGAGTTGATCAATAAATCGGCAAGAAACATCAACCACAGGAACCTCAAAACCCCGTCTTCCCGAATCGACGTCTTACTTCGATGGCTctcttctttttcatctttggCGGAGGCTCTCGCCGAAGTGCGAAGACTCATGAGGGAAAACGCTGACGGCTTGAAGAAAAAACCCAAAGATGGACTCAGTTCACATCTGGAGGAGCTGACAAAAGAGTACCACGTCACCCCTCGGAGCCCCTTGACTTGTTGGTTCGCTGAAAACAAAATTCCTGAAGGGTACTATCACAAAACCATAcctcattttttgttaaaggcGGTAGCGCAAGGGCTTGTCAGTCCTTTTGTGATTGATGCATTGGTGATGCGAAAGGTGCTGCTTTTTCCACAAGTGGAGAACAGCAGGAACCCGAGTAGCCATTGTTGCGCCAGAGCCATACGGCAGGCGGTATATGGGATCTTACTGCTGGACGGGAAGGATCCGACTGCTGACAAATCTCCGCAATTGACGGTTTTTGTGAGGGAGTTTGATCGGGTCAACCTCAACAGGAAGATGAACAAAGTGCAGGTGCAATGCTTGAAATCGCATTTCCACTTGAATACGCTCAACAAG gtccCAGAAGCAATCCGTTGTGAGGTCATTTTTGAAGTCCTAAAGGTGAATCCAGCAACTTTGGCTAATGTTCCGGCTAACATGAGGCTAGCGGTGGCAGTCACCGGCTTCTGGATGCAGGAGGCCACGCCCAAGCCTTCGCACTTGCAGCTTCAGGCCTTAATCATGGGAATGGTTTATGGAGAGATACTTTTCATGGAAAAAAGTGGAATTGTCTGCTATCAAATTCCTG CTCCTATCTCTAAATCTCAATGGGCTGAGGAGCATGCTTTCATGGCTTTCATGGATCACCGTCGATTGAGTTCCAAGAGACGATTGGCGGACATGGCGGCGGCTTACAGCTTCAACCAATGGCAGGCTTGTCTTTGGAGTGCACTCTGTTTAAATCAACTCTTATTGGGGCCTCTGCAGCAAGGCCACCTCTCAcg TTTGTTCATCGGTACCTTGGTGCACGGATTTCTCGGCTTTCTAAAGGAGGgcgggaaagtcaatcaagtGCTAACTGAAGTGGCTTCCATTATTTATTCCACCCTGATCAACGCTGTGAAAAACTGTGGCCCCAAAGTTGACCCTTGCCCAGTGAAAGAGGTCAAAGGGCAAGGTGGAGGACGCAGAGGAAGAGGGAGGCAAagtagaggaagaggaggaagacggGATGACCAGATAAGCAACCGTTTTGCTGTTTTGGAGATGAACCGATAA
- the smarcc1b gene encoding SWI/SNF complex subunit SMARCC1b isoform X3, with product MSGGTNPEFPGTSQAGSGFTAQRKKDSSPSAWFWESPDTLAHLELIRQWIGKYYKKAVLTDAPTCQALAVATMQLLQFQEDTFGKRVTNPARNKIPTQCFMDLRPGGGLCHILGSAYKFKAEQGWRRFDFQNPSRIEKNVEMFDMIEQTLLQQNCMSHPVVYLDTSLDQELASRVSGVVTKHGGTLTGDRNLATHHVYPFPSSTDDGDWMRPIEQKQNHILVHWRMHPDSYDSWLPSSEVDGDVEELPHVEKPWKVHAGYILDTDVFNEWMNEEDYYVNEENLPVVLRRRIQLREDQDIKSTPFKKRRRSPSPLSFDARKKGKKGRRRGQQEEEPEEDLTKDMEDPTPVPNTEEIILPKIVNFKKDSENTPVKGGIMADLDDQEEDFQGRDDEDGRVEIPRLLEGEENITEQTHHIIIPSYTSWFNNNSTHSIEKRALPEFFNGKNKSKSPEVYLAYRNFMIDTYRINPQEYLSSTSCRRNLTGDVCSIIRVHAFLEQWGLINYQVDAESRPLPMGPPPTPHFNVLADTHTGLAPLQHKPLQVTASQHMLCFPEKTQEKPSDCQNFGLRMEVYTKKHPKTKGACAGREWTEQETLLLLEALEVYRDDWNKVSEHVGSRTQDECILHFLRLPIEDPYLEDSSASLGPLAYQPVPFSQSENPVMSTVAFLASVVDPRVASAAAKAALEEFSQVHEDSLNGLTRKDSMDAGQIQMDTTSNSDGLLVESVVPKLEGETVKRENVDESHEDDDDGIRRQDTDADERRAVMELDLVESTVTTAAAAALASAATKAKHLAAVEERKIKSLVALLVETQMKKLEIKLRHFEELETIMDREKEALEQQRQQLLTERQTFHTEQLKQAEMKLHQQREQQGQPQGFTIQHAGQPMNNRMTPSGGQLATRHPCAPNGTYPTPQSDGVPANAPGLPSSGPG from the exons ATGTCCGGAGGAACGAACCCCGAATTTCCAGGGACGAGTCAAGCGGGATCTGGGTTCACCGCACAGCGGAAAAAAGACAGTAGTCCGTCCGCTTGGTTTTGGGAGAGCCCTGACACCTTAGCTCATCTGGAGCTAATACGCCAGTGGATTGGGAAGTACTACAAAAAG GCCGTGTTAACGGATGCGCCGACATGTCAAGCATTGGCTGTTGCAACGATGCAGCTTCTTCAATTTCAAGAGGATACATTTGGGAAGCGAGTTACCAATCCAGCCCGCAATAAAATACCA ACCCAGTGCTTCATGGATCTGCGGCCAGGTGGCGGACTTTGTCACATCCTTGGTTCCGCTTATAAATTCAAAGCTGAGCAAGGCTG GCGTCGGTTTGATTTCCAAAATCCCTCCAGAATTGAAAAGAATGTAGAAATGTTTGACATGATTGAACAAACGCTATTACAG CAAAACTGTATGTCTCATCCGGTGGTTTATCTGGACACTTCACTGGATCAAGAGCTAGCTAGCAGAGTCAGCGGCGTCGTTACGAAGCACGGG GGAACCCTTACTGGGGACAGAAACCTGGCCACTCACCATGTCTATCCATTCCCATCATCCACAGATGACG gtgactggatgcggCCTATCGAGCAAAAGCAAAACCACATCCTGGTACACTGGAGGATGCACCCTGACAGTTATGACAGTTGGTTACCTTCAAGTGAAGTGGACGGAGATGTCGAAGAACTCCCTCATGTGGAAAAACCTTGGAAG GTTCATGCCGGCTACATTCTAGACACGGATGTTTTCAACGAGTGGATGAACGAGGAAGACTATTACGTAAATGAGGAGAACCTACCCGTTGTCCTTCGTCGACGTATACAACTACGAGAAGATCAG gacATCAAGTCGActcccttcaaaaagagaagACGCTCTCCATCGCCATTGTCGTTTGATGCTAGAAAGAAAGGAAAGAAGGG AAGGCGGCGTGGGCAGCAAGAAGAAGAACCAGAGGAAGATTTAACCAAAGATATGGAAGACCCAACTCCAGTTCCTAACACGGAGGAAATAATATTACCCAAGATTG TTAACTTTAAAAAGGACAGTGAGAATACGCCTGTCAAAGGAGGAATCATGGCTGATCTGG atgACCAAGAAGAAGATTTTCAAGGACGG GACGACGAAGATGGAAGAGTGGAAATCCCTCGACTATTAGAGGGAGAGGAAAACATCACTGAGCAAACCCATCACATCATCATACCTAGCTACACTTCTTGGTTCAATAACAACAG CACCCACTCGATAGAAAAACGTGCCTTGCCTGAATTCTTCAACggaaaaaacaagtcaaaatcCCCAGAAGT CTACCTAGCATACCGTAATTTCATGATTGACACATACCGCATCAACCCCCAGGAATACCTGAGTTCCACATCCTGTCGACGGAATCTCACCGGTGATGTTTGTTCGATTATAAG GGTCCATGCATTTTTGGAGCAGTGGGGTTTAATCAACTACCAGGTAGATGCAGAGAGCAGACCCCTTCCCATGGGGCCGCCCCCCACTCCTCATTTTAACGTGCTAGCGGATACGCATACCGGCTTGGCGCCGTTACAACATAAACCATTGCAG GTGACAGCCTCACAACACATGTTGTGCTTCCCGGAAAAGACTCAAGAAAAGCCTTCCGATTGCCAAAACTTTGGTTTGCGCATGGAAGTTTACACCAAAAAACACCCAAAG acaaAGGGTGCTTGCGCAGGACGAGAATGGACTGAACAAGAGACGCTTTTGTTGCTAGAG GCCTTGGAGGTATACCGAGACGACTGGAATAAAGTATCGGAACACGTGGGCTCTAGGACGCAAGACGAATGCATTCTCCATTTTTTGCGACTACCCATCGAAGACCCTTACCTGGAAGATTCGTCGGCCTCCCTGGGTCCTTTGGCGTACCAGCCCGTGCCCTTCAGCCAATCGGAGAACCCCGTCATGAGCACCGTGGCCTTCCTGGCTTCCGTGGTGGATCCTCGGGTGGCCTCGGCCGCCGCCAAAGCCGCACTAG AGGAGTTTTCGCAAGTCCATGAAGATTCCTTGAACGGATTGACGCGCAAAG ACTCCATGGATGCTGGCCAAATCCAGATGGACACGACTTCCAACTCGGATGGACTTTTGGTGGAATCCGTGGTCCCTAAATTGGAAGGAGAAACGGTCAAGAGAGAGAATGTTGACGAAA GTCACGAGGACGACGATGATGGCATTCGGCGTCAGGATACGGACGCAGACGAACGGAGGGCGGTGATGGAGTTAGATCTGGTGGAGAGCACCGTCACcacggcggccgccgccgcttTGGCTTCCGCCGCCACCAaggcaaag CATTTGGCAGCAGTTGAGGAGAGGAAGATTAAGTCTTTGGTGGCTTTGCTTGTGGAGACACAAATGAAGAAGCTGGAGATCAAACTGAGGCACTTTGAAGAGCTGGAGACTATCATGGACCGAGAAAAAGAGGCC TTGGAACAACAGAGACAACAACTTCTCACGGAAAGACAAACCTTCCATACGGAGCAGCTCAAACAAGCCGAGATGAAGCTTCACCAGCAGAGGGAGCAACAAGGACAACCACAGGGATTCACAATACAGCATGCAG gtCAGCCTATGAATAACCGGATGACTCCCAGCGGCGGCCAACTGGCAACTCGCCATCCTTGCGCCCCCAATGGCACGT ACCCAACGCCGCAGAGTGATGGCGTTCCGGCAAATGCGCCCGGTCTTCCTTCGTCTGGACCCGGCTGA
- the smarcc1b gene encoding SWI/SNF complex subunit SMARCC1b isoform X1: MSGGTNPEFPGTSQAGSGFTAQRKKDSSPSAWFWESPDTLAHLELIRQWIGKYYKKAVLTDAPTCQALAVATMQLLQFQEDTFGKRVTNPARNKIPTQCFMDLRPGGGLCHILGSAYKFKAEQGWRRFDFQNPSRIEKNVEMFDMIEQTLLQQNCMSHPVVYLDTSLDQELASRVSGVVTKHGGTLTGDRNLATHHVYPFPSSTDDGDWMRPIEQKQNHILVHWRMHPDSYDSWLPSSEVDGDVEELPHVEKPWKVHAGYILDTDVFNEWMNEEDYYVNEENLPVVLRRRIQLREDQVRVFCSLFAWRPSLTAPFFCQDIKSTPFKKRRRSPSPLSFDARKKGKKGRRRGQQEEEPEEDLTKDMEDPTPVPNTEEIILPKIVNFKKDSENTPVKGGIMADLDDQEEDFQGRDDEDGRVEIPRLLEGEENITEQTHHIIIPSYTSWFNNNSTHSIEKRALPEFFNGKNKSKSPEVYLAYRNFMIDTYRINPQEYLSSTSCRRNLTGDVCSIIRVHAFLEQWGLINYQVDAESRPLPMGPPPTPHFNVLADTHTGLAPLQHKPLQVTASQHMLCFPEKTQEKPSDCQNFGLRMEVYTKKHPKTKGACAGREWTEQETLLLLEALEVYRDDWNKVSEHVGSRTQDECILHFLRLPIEDPYLEDSSASLGPLAYQPVPFSQSENPVMSTVAFLASVVDPRVASAAAKAALEEFSQVHEDSLNGLTRKDSMDAGQIQMDTTSNSDGLLVESVVPKLEGETVKRENVDESHEDDDDGIRRQDTDADERRAVMELDLVESTVTTAAAAALASAATKAKHLAAVEERKIKSLVALLVETQMKKLEIKLRHFEELETIMDREKEALEQQRQQLLTERQTFHTEQLKQAEMKLHQQREQQGQPQGFTIQHAGQPMNNRMTPSGGQLATRHPCAPNGTYPTPQSDGVPANAPGLPSSGPG, translated from the exons ATGTCCGGAGGAACGAACCCCGAATTTCCAGGGACGAGTCAAGCGGGATCTGGGTTCACCGCACAGCGGAAAAAAGACAGTAGTCCGTCCGCTTGGTTTTGGGAGAGCCCTGACACCTTAGCTCATCTGGAGCTAATACGCCAGTGGATTGGGAAGTACTACAAAAAG GCCGTGTTAACGGATGCGCCGACATGTCAAGCATTGGCTGTTGCAACGATGCAGCTTCTTCAATTTCAAGAGGATACATTTGGGAAGCGAGTTACCAATCCAGCCCGCAATAAAATACCA ACCCAGTGCTTCATGGATCTGCGGCCAGGTGGCGGACTTTGTCACATCCTTGGTTCCGCTTATAAATTCAAAGCTGAGCAAGGCTG GCGTCGGTTTGATTTCCAAAATCCCTCCAGAATTGAAAAGAATGTAGAAATGTTTGACATGATTGAACAAACGCTATTACAG CAAAACTGTATGTCTCATCCGGTGGTTTATCTGGACACTTCACTGGATCAAGAGCTAGCTAGCAGAGTCAGCGGCGTCGTTACGAAGCACGGG GGAACCCTTACTGGGGACAGAAACCTGGCCACTCACCATGTCTATCCATTCCCATCATCCACAGATGACG gtgactggatgcggCCTATCGAGCAAAAGCAAAACCACATCCTGGTACACTGGAGGATGCACCCTGACAGTTATGACAGTTGGTTACCTTCAAGTGAAGTGGACGGAGATGTCGAAGAACTCCCTCATGTGGAAAAACCTTGGAAG GTTCATGCCGGCTACATTCTAGACACGGATGTTTTCAACGAGTGGATGAACGAGGAAGACTATTACGTAAATGAGGAGAACCTACCCGTTGTCCTTCGTCGACGTATACAACTACGAGAAGATCAGGTCCGTGTTTTTTGTAGTCTTTTTGCATGGCGACCAAGCCTGACGGcgccttttttttgtcaggacATCAAGTCGActcccttcaaaaagagaagACGCTCTCCATCGCCATTGTCGTTTGATGCTAGAAAGAAAGGAAAGAAGGG AAGGCGGCGTGGGCAGCAAGAAGAAGAACCAGAGGAAGATTTAACCAAAGATATGGAAGACCCAACTCCAGTTCCTAACACGGAGGAAATAATATTACCCAAGATTG TTAACTTTAAAAAGGACAGTGAGAATACGCCTGTCAAAGGAGGAATCATGGCTGATCTGG atgACCAAGAAGAAGATTTTCAAGGACGG GACGACGAAGATGGAAGAGTGGAAATCCCTCGACTATTAGAGGGAGAGGAAAACATCACTGAGCAAACCCATCACATCATCATACCTAGCTACACTTCTTGGTTCAATAACAACAG CACCCACTCGATAGAAAAACGTGCCTTGCCTGAATTCTTCAACggaaaaaacaagtcaaaatcCCCAGAAGT CTACCTAGCATACCGTAATTTCATGATTGACACATACCGCATCAACCCCCAGGAATACCTGAGTTCCACATCCTGTCGACGGAATCTCACCGGTGATGTTTGTTCGATTATAAG GGTCCATGCATTTTTGGAGCAGTGGGGTTTAATCAACTACCAGGTAGATGCAGAGAGCAGACCCCTTCCCATGGGGCCGCCCCCCACTCCTCATTTTAACGTGCTAGCGGATACGCATACCGGCTTGGCGCCGTTACAACATAAACCATTGCAG GTGACAGCCTCACAACACATGTTGTGCTTCCCGGAAAAGACTCAAGAAAAGCCTTCCGATTGCCAAAACTTTGGTTTGCGCATGGAAGTTTACACCAAAAAACACCCAAAG acaaAGGGTGCTTGCGCAGGACGAGAATGGACTGAACAAGAGACGCTTTTGTTGCTAGAG GCCTTGGAGGTATACCGAGACGACTGGAATAAAGTATCGGAACACGTGGGCTCTAGGACGCAAGACGAATGCATTCTCCATTTTTTGCGACTACCCATCGAAGACCCTTACCTGGAAGATTCGTCGGCCTCCCTGGGTCCTTTGGCGTACCAGCCCGTGCCCTTCAGCCAATCGGAGAACCCCGTCATGAGCACCGTGGCCTTCCTGGCTTCCGTGGTGGATCCTCGGGTGGCCTCGGCCGCCGCCAAAGCCGCACTAG AGGAGTTTTCGCAAGTCCATGAAGATTCCTTGAACGGATTGACGCGCAAAG ACTCCATGGATGCTGGCCAAATCCAGATGGACACGACTTCCAACTCGGATGGACTTTTGGTGGAATCCGTGGTCCCTAAATTGGAAGGAGAAACGGTCAAGAGAGAGAATGTTGACGAAA GTCACGAGGACGACGATGATGGCATTCGGCGTCAGGATACGGACGCAGACGAACGGAGGGCGGTGATGGAGTTAGATCTGGTGGAGAGCACCGTCACcacggcggccgccgccgcttTGGCTTCCGCCGCCACCAaggcaaag CATTTGGCAGCAGTTGAGGAGAGGAAGATTAAGTCTTTGGTGGCTTTGCTTGTGGAGACACAAATGAAGAAGCTGGAGATCAAACTGAGGCACTTTGAAGAGCTGGAGACTATCATGGACCGAGAAAAAGAGGCC TTGGAACAACAGAGACAACAACTTCTCACGGAAAGACAAACCTTCCATACGGAGCAGCTCAAACAAGCCGAGATGAAGCTTCACCAGCAGAGGGAGCAACAAGGACAACCACAGGGATTCACAATACAGCATGCAG gtCAGCCTATGAATAACCGGATGACTCCCAGCGGCGGCCAACTGGCAACTCGCCATCCTTGCGCCCCCAATGGCACGT ACCCAACGCCGCAGAGTGATGGCGTTCCGGCAAATGCGCCCGGTCTTCCTTCGTCTGGACCCGGCTGA
- the smarcc1b gene encoding SWI/SNF complex subunit SMARCC1b isoform X2 — MSGGTNPEFPGTSQAGSGFTAQRKKDSSPSAWFWESPDTLAHLELIRQWIGKYYKKAVLTDAPTCQALAVATMQLLQFQEDTFGKRVTNPARNKIPTQCFMDLRPGGGLCHILGSAYKFKAEQGWRRFDFQNPSRIEKNVEMFDMIEQTLLQQNCMSHPVVYLDTSLDQELASRVSGVVTKHGGTLTGDRNLATHHVYPFPSSTDDGDWMRPIEQKQNHILVHWRMHPDSYDSWLPSSEVDGDVEELPHVEKPWKVHAGYILDTDVFNEWMNEEDYYVNEENLPVVLRRRIQLREDQVRVFCSLFAWRPSLTAPFFCQDIKSTPFKKRRRSPSPLSFDARKKGKKGRRRGQQEEEPEEDLTKDMEDPTPVPNTEEIILPKIVNFKKDSENTPVKGGIMADLDDQEEDFQGRDDEDGRVEIPRLLEGEENITEQTHHIIIPSYTSWFNNNSTHSIEKRALPEFFNGKNKSKSPEVYLAYRNFMIDTYRINPQEYLSSTSCRRNLTGDVCSIIRVHAFLEQWGLINYQVDAESRPLPMGPPPTPHFNVLADTHTGLAPLQHKPLQVTASQHMLCFPEKTQEKPSDCQNFGLRMEVYTKKHPKTKGACAGREWTEQETLLLLEALEVYRDDWNKVSEHVGSRTQDECILHFLRLPIEDPYLEDSSASLGPLAYQPVPFSQSENPVMSTVAFLASVVDPRVASAAAKAALEEFSQVHEDSLNGLTRKDSMDAGQIQMDTTSNSDGLLVESVVPKLEGETVKRENVDESHEDDDDGIRRQDTDADERRAVMELDLVESTVTTAAAAALASAATKAKHLAAVEERKIKSLVALLVETQMKKLEIKLRHFEELETIMDREKEALEQQRQQLLTERQTFHTEQLKQAEMKLHQQREQQGQPQGFTIQHAGQPMNNRMTPSGGQLATRHPCAPNDPTPQSDGVPANAPGLPSSGPG; from the exons ATGTCCGGAGGAACGAACCCCGAATTTCCAGGGACGAGTCAAGCGGGATCTGGGTTCACCGCACAGCGGAAAAAAGACAGTAGTCCGTCCGCTTGGTTTTGGGAGAGCCCTGACACCTTAGCTCATCTGGAGCTAATACGCCAGTGGATTGGGAAGTACTACAAAAAG GCCGTGTTAACGGATGCGCCGACATGTCAAGCATTGGCTGTTGCAACGATGCAGCTTCTTCAATTTCAAGAGGATACATTTGGGAAGCGAGTTACCAATCCAGCCCGCAATAAAATACCA ACCCAGTGCTTCATGGATCTGCGGCCAGGTGGCGGACTTTGTCACATCCTTGGTTCCGCTTATAAATTCAAAGCTGAGCAAGGCTG GCGTCGGTTTGATTTCCAAAATCCCTCCAGAATTGAAAAGAATGTAGAAATGTTTGACATGATTGAACAAACGCTATTACAG CAAAACTGTATGTCTCATCCGGTGGTTTATCTGGACACTTCACTGGATCAAGAGCTAGCTAGCAGAGTCAGCGGCGTCGTTACGAAGCACGGG GGAACCCTTACTGGGGACAGAAACCTGGCCACTCACCATGTCTATCCATTCCCATCATCCACAGATGACG gtgactggatgcggCCTATCGAGCAAAAGCAAAACCACATCCTGGTACACTGGAGGATGCACCCTGACAGTTATGACAGTTGGTTACCTTCAAGTGAAGTGGACGGAGATGTCGAAGAACTCCCTCATGTGGAAAAACCTTGGAAG GTTCATGCCGGCTACATTCTAGACACGGATGTTTTCAACGAGTGGATGAACGAGGAAGACTATTACGTAAATGAGGAGAACCTACCCGTTGTCCTTCGTCGACGTATACAACTACGAGAAGATCAGGTCCGTGTTTTTTGTAGTCTTTTTGCATGGCGACCAAGCCTGACGGcgccttttttttgtcaggacATCAAGTCGActcccttcaaaaagagaagACGCTCTCCATCGCCATTGTCGTTTGATGCTAGAAAGAAAGGAAAGAAGGG AAGGCGGCGTGGGCAGCAAGAAGAAGAACCAGAGGAAGATTTAACCAAAGATATGGAAGACCCAACTCCAGTTCCTAACACGGAGGAAATAATATTACCCAAGATTG TTAACTTTAAAAAGGACAGTGAGAATACGCCTGTCAAAGGAGGAATCATGGCTGATCTGG atgACCAAGAAGAAGATTTTCAAGGACGG GACGACGAAGATGGAAGAGTGGAAATCCCTCGACTATTAGAGGGAGAGGAAAACATCACTGAGCAAACCCATCACATCATCATACCTAGCTACACTTCTTGGTTCAATAACAACAG CACCCACTCGATAGAAAAACGTGCCTTGCCTGAATTCTTCAACggaaaaaacaagtcaaaatcCCCAGAAGT CTACCTAGCATACCGTAATTTCATGATTGACACATACCGCATCAACCCCCAGGAATACCTGAGTTCCACATCCTGTCGACGGAATCTCACCGGTGATGTTTGTTCGATTATAAG GGTCCATGCATTTTTGGAGCAGTGGGGTTTAATCAACTACCAGGTAGATGCAGAGAGCAGACCCCTTCCCATGGGGCCGCCCCCCACTCCTCATTTTAACGTGCTAGCGGATACGCATACCGGCTTGGCGCCGTTACAACATAAACCATTGCAG GTGACAGCCTCACAACACATGTTGTGCTTCCCGGAAAAGACTCAAGAAAAGCCTTCCGATTGCCAAAACTTTGGTTTGCGCATGGAAGTTTACACCAAAAAACACCCAAAG acaaAGGGTGCTTGCGCAGGACGAGAATGGACTGAACAAGAGACGCTTTTGTTGCTAGAG GCCTTGGAGGTATACCGAGACGACTGGAATAAAGTATCGGAACACGTGGGCTCTAGGACGCAAGACGAATGCATTCTCCATTTTTTGCGACTACCCATCGAAGACCCTTACCTGGAAGATTCGTCGGCCTCCCTGGGTCCTTTGGCGTACCAGCCCGTGCCCTTCAGCCAATCGGAGAACCCCGTCATGAGCACCGTGGCCTTCCTGGCTTCCGTGGTGGATCCTCGGGTGGCCTCGGCCGCCGCCAAAGCCGCACTAG AGGAGTTTTCGCAAGTCCATGAAGATTCCTTGAACGGATTGACGCGCAAAG ACTCCATGGATGCTGGCCAAATCCAGATGGACACGACTTCCAACTCGGATGGACTTTTGGTGGAATCCGTGGTCCCTAAATTGGAAGGAGAAACGGTCAAGAGAGAGAATGTTGACGAAA GTCACGAGGACGACGATGATGGCATTCGGCGTCAGGATACGGACGCAGACGAACGGAGGGCGGTGATGGAGTTAGATCTGGTGGAGAGCACCGTCACcacggcggccgccgccgcttTGGCTTCCGCCGCCACCAaggcaaag CATTTGGCAGCAGTTGAGGAGAGGAAGATTAAGTCTTTGGTGGCTTTGCTTGTGGAGACACAAATGAAGAAGCTGGAGATCAAACTGAGGCACTTTGAAGAGCTGGAGACTATCATGGACCGAGAAAAAGAGGCC TTGGAACAACAGAGACAACAACTTCTCACGGAAAGACAAACCTTCCATACGGAGCAGCTCAAACAAGCCGAGATGAAGCTTCACCAGCAGAGGGAGCAACAAGGACAACCACAGGGATTCACAATACAGCATGCAG gtCAGCCTATGAATAACCGGATGACTCCCAGCGGCGGCCAACTGGCAACTCGCCATCCTTGCGCCCCCAATG ACCCAACGCCGCAGAGTGATGGCGTTCCGGCAAATGCGCCCGGTCTTCCTTCGTCTGGACCCGGCTGA